Proteins encoded in a region of the Cucumis sativus cultivar 9930 unplaced genomic scaffold, Cucumber_9930_V3 scaffold66, whole genome shotgun sequence genome:
- the LOC116406126 gene encoding uncharacterized protein LOC116406126 isoform X2: protein MEELRKLEQVHTLITLMDSRGIPITSSSSSNRFIANFLLLLVQPCGELDFDDKFDLVSEYMPKFSEEFLGDVSLLLGDGDYRGKEMENTLQPYCDNKLDLGSSQNYCGEMAMVGLDAMQRANSTLEDFFRSYFMFHGMDANKPQSVFKYFPILSFTESYIYQLDTLNEKIVLGGFAFGESQETNEKSTKILSAIRSDPLQPLINLLKSHGLLTDRLVHELRSGEEYWALERDLCGALASNGRSLSRM from the exons aTGGAAGAACTAAGGAAACTAGAACAAGTACATACACTCATTACATTAATGGACTCCCGCGGAATCCCCatcacttcttcttcttcctccaatcGATTCATTGCCAATTTCCTTCTCCTTTTG GTGCAACCATGTGGAGAGCTTGACTTTGACGATAAATTCGATTTGGTTTCTGAATACATGCCGAAG TTTTCGGAAGAGTTTCTTGGCGATGTATCATTGCTGCTTGGCGATGGAG ACTATAGGGGAAAGGAGATGGAAAACACTTTGCAGCCTTATTGTGACAATAAGCTGGATCTTGGTTCTTCCCAGAACTATTGTGGGGAAATGGCTATGGTTGGCTTGGATGCAATGCAGCGTGCAAATTCTACACTTGAAGATTTT TTCAGATCTTATTTCATGTTTCACGGAATGGATGCAAACAAACCTCAATCTGTATTCAAATACTTTCCCATTCTGTCATTTACGGAAAGTTACATATATCAG CTGGACACTTTGAATGAGAAGATAGTTTTGGGTGGATTTGCTTTTGGAGAATCTCAG gaaacaaatgaaaagagCACTAAGATTCTAAGTGCTATCAGATCTGATCCACTTCAACCACTTATTAATCTCCTTAAATCACATGGCTTATTGACAGACAG ATTGGTCCACGAACTGAGAAGTGGAGAGGAGTATTGGGCCTTGGAAAGGGACCTATGTGGTGCATTGGCGAGCAATGGAAG GTCTCTATCGAGGATGTAA
- the LOC116406126 gene encoding uncharacterized protein LOC116406126 isoform X1 gives MEELRKLEQVHTLITLMDSRGIPITSSSSSNRFIANFLLLLVLSHSTSSLLYVLNSSSNLNISIPPLPLVKWCNHVESLTLTINSIWFLNTCRSFRKSFLAMYHCCLAMETIGERRWKTLCSLIVTISWILVLPRTIVGKWLWLAWMQCSVQILHLKILSYFMFHGMDANKPQSVFKYFPILSFTESYIYQLDTLNEKIVLGGFAFGESQETNEKSTKILSAIRSDPLQPLINLLKSHGLLTDRLVHELRSGEEYWALERDLCGALASNGRSLSRM, from the exons aTGGAAGAACTAAGGAAACTAGAACAAGTACATACACTCATTACATTAATGGACTCCCGCGGAATCCCCatcacttcttcttcttcctccaatcGATTCATTGCCAATTTCCTTCTCCTTTTGGTACTTTCTCACTCAACTTCATCTCTGCTTTACGTTCTAAATTCCTCATccaatttgaacatttcaattcCTCCACTTCCCCTAGTAAAATG GTGCAACCATGTGGAGAGCTTGACTTTGACGATAAATTCGATTTGGTTTCTGAATACATGCCGAAG TTTTCGGAAGAGTTTCTTGGCGATGTATCATTGCTGCTTGGCGATGGAG ACTATAGGGGAAAGGAGATGGAAAACACTTTGCAGCCTTATTGTGACAATAAGCTGGATCTTGGTTCTTCCCAGAACTATTGTGGGGAAATGGCTATGGTTGGCTTGGATGCAATGCAGCGTGCAAATTCTACACTTGAAGATTTT ATCTTATTTCATGTTTCACGGAATGGATGCAAACAAACCTCAATCTGTATTCAAATACTTTCCCATTCTGTCATTTACGGAAAGTTACATATATCAG CTGGACACTTTGAATGAGAAGATAGTTTTGGGTGGATTTGCTTTTGGAGAATCTCAG gaaacaaatgaaaagagCACTAAGATTCTAAGTGCTATCAGATCTGATCCACTTCAACCACTTATTAATCTCCTTAAATCACATGGCTTATTGACAGACAG ATTGGTCCACGAACTGAGAAGTGGAGAGGAGTATTGGGCCTTGGAAAGGGACCTATGTGGTGCATTGGCGAGCAATGGAAG GTCTCTATCGAGGATGTAA
- the LOC116406126 gene encoding uncharacterized protein LOC116406126 isoform X4, producing MVQPCGELDFDDKFDLVSEYMPKFSEEFLGDVSLLLGDGDYRGKEMENTLQPYCDNKLDLGSSQNYCGEMAMVGLDAMQRANSTLEDFFRSYFMFHGMDANKPQSVFKYFPILSFTESYIYQLDTLNEKIVLGGFAFGESQETNEKSTKILSAIRSDPLQPLINLLKSHGLLTDRLVHELRSGEEYWALERDLCGALASNGRSLSRM from the exons ATG GTGCAACCATGTGGAGAGCTTGACTTTGACGATAAATTCGATTTGGTTTCTGAATACATGCCGAAG TTTTCGGAAGAGTTTCTTGGCGATGTATCATTGCTGCTTGGCGATGGAG ACTATAGGGGAAAGGAGATGGAAAACACTTTGCAGCCTTATTGTGACAATAAGCTGGATCTTGGTTCTTCCCAGAACTATTGTGGGGAAATGGCTATGGTTGGCTTGGATGCAATGCAGCGTGCAAATTCTACACTTGAAGATTTT TTCAGATCTTATTTCATGTTTCACGGAATGGATGCAAACAAACCTCAATCTGTATTCAAATACTTTCCCATTCTGTCATTTACGGAAAGTTACATATATCAG CTGGACACTTTGAATGAGAAGATAGTTTTGGGTGGATTTGCTTTTGGAGAATCTCAG gaaacaaatgaaaagagCACTAAGATTCTAAGTGCTATCAGATCTGATCCACTTCAACCACTTATTAATCTCCTTAAATCACATGGCTTATTGACAGACAG ATTGGTCCACGAACTGAGAAGTGGAGAGGAGTATTGGGCCTTGGAAAGGGACCTATGTGGTGCATTGGCGAGCAATGGAAG GTCTCTATCGAGGATGTAA
- the LOC116406106 gene encoding uncharacterized protein LOC116406106 produces the protein MRAIHLKSFDYRVLNLLLYQLRGKKVNDLHMEFLSISELLVEIADDLFDYEDDVLENNFNILRMFVRMYGASAPTALAKYVSEAEEKYDELLKALDPHLSSLYQRRCEEATKEGGKVSAHRFGSWSIPPLIRDEESFRASVMSNIQT, from the exons ATGCGGGCTATTCATCTGAAATCTTTTGATTATAGAGTGTTGAACCTTCTTTTGTATCAGTTGAGAGGAAAGAAG GTTAATGACTTGCACATGGAATTTCTATCAATCTCAGAATTGCTAGTTGAGATAGCTGACGATTT GTTTGATTATGAG GATGATGTACTAGagaataatttcaatattctGCGGATGTTTGTCCGGATGTATGGAGCTTCAGCTCCAACAGCGCTG GCAAAATATGTGAGCGAGGCTGAGGAAAAGTATGACGAACTATTAAAAGCTTTGGATCCTCATTTATCCTCACTTTACCAAAGGAGATGTGAAGAGGCCACTAAAGAAG GTGGTAAGGTGTCAGCACATCGGTTTGGATCGTGGAGTATCCCACCTCTGATACGAGATGAGGAGTCGTTTCGAGCATCTGTTAtgtcaaatattcaaacatgA
- the LOC116406131 gene encoding tubulin-folding cofactor C-like: MADADEPSSIPNSIPSDPSDANLQKKHASVIERLANRNQTRLENSITRRSESDSSTSSTSSFLDRFSDSKRAIESALAQCRLTPPDPAQLRSHLDGISTSISDLEKLVAESSYSLPSYEVRASLKSISELKQALDNLNSELLPKKKFSFKNKATKKDQKSESKDPGLENADSMLMNKQQQASYSARDSPGIRDKDGEILVKNFKGSDVGEFTISGLSSCEVKLIGSVRALFIHKLRNCKVYTGPVMGSILIDDVEECTFAMASHQIRIHNAKKSDFYLRVRSRPIIEDSSSVRFAPYRVSYEGIEEDLTDATLGVETGNWENVDDFRWLRAVPSPNWSILPEDERIDTIKISPTEG, translated from the coding sequence ATGGCGGACGCTGATGAACCTTCGTCGATCCCTAATTCTATTCCTTCAGATCCTTCAGACGCGAATCTCCAAAAGAAGCATGCTTCAGTCATCGAACGCCTAGCCAATCGCAATCAAACTCGCTTAGAGAATTCCATAACTCGCAGATCGGAATCCGATTCCTCTACCTCTTCCACTTCTTCCTTTCTCGACCGCTTTTCCGACTCCAAGCGCGCCATCGAGTCGGCACTCGCCCAATGCCGCCTCACACCGCCGGACCCCGCTCAACTCAGATCTCACCTCGATGGGATATCCACCTCAATCTCCGACCTCGAGAAGCTCGTTGCCGAATCCTCTTACTCTTTGCCCTCATACGAGGTACGAGCTTCACTCAAATCCATTTCGGAATTGAAACAAGCCCTCGATAATTTAAATTCTGAGTTGCTACCTAAAAAGAAATTCTCATTCAAAAACAAAGCCACGAAGAAAGACCAAAAATCAGAGTCGAAAGATCCAGGGCTTGAAAATGCTGATTCTATGTTAATGAACAAGCAACAGCAAGCGAGTTACAGCGCGCGGGATTCTCCAGGAATCAGAGACAAGGACGGAGAGATTCTGGTAAAGAATTTCAAGGGATCAGATGTTGGGGAATTCACTATCTCGGGTCTTAGTTCTTGTGAGGTCAAGTTGATCGGTAGTGTTAGGGCATTATTTATTCACAAACTAAGAAACTGCAAAGTTTACACAGGACCTGTAATGGGTTCAATTCTAATTGATGATGTTGAGGAATGTACCTTTGCAATGGCCTCCCATCAAATCCGGATTCACAACGCTAAGAAAAGCGATTTCTATCTCAGAGTCAGGAGTAGGCCGATCATTGAAGATAGTAGCAGCGTGCGATTCGCTCCCTATCGTGTGAGCTACGAAGGAATTGAAGAAGATCTCACAGATGCAACCCTTGGCGTGGAGACAGGGAATTGGGAAAATGTAGATGATTTTCGTTGGTTACGAGCCGTGCCGTCTCCGAACTGGTCGATTTTGCCGGAGGATGAGCGGATTGACACCATCAAAATCTCTCCCACAGAAGGTTAA
- the LOC116406126 gene encoding uncharacterized protein LOC116406126 isoform X3 gives MEELRKLEQVHTLITLMDSRGIPITSSSSSNRFIANFLLLLVLSHSTSSLLYVLNSSSNLNISIPPLPLVKWCNHVESLTLTINSIWFLNTCRSFRKSFLAMYHCCLAMETIGERRWKTLCSLIVTISWILVLPRTIVGKWLWLAWMQCSVQILHLKIFSDLISCFTEWMQTNLNLYSNTFPFCHLRKVTYIRLCPTLFFSCLWWKIRCTKVQG, from the exons aTGGAAGAACTAAGGAAACTAGAACAAGTACATACACTCATTACATTAATGGACTCCCGCGGAATCCCCatcacttcttcttcttcctccaatcGATTCATTGCCAATTTCCTTCTCCTTTTGGTACTTTCTCACTCAACTTCATCTCTGCTTTACGTTCTAAATTCCTCATccaatttgaacatttcaattcCTCCACTTCCCCTAGTAAAATG GTGCAACCATGTGGAGAGCTTGACTTTGACGATAAATTCGATTTGGTTTCTGAATACATGCCGAAG TTTTCGGAAGAGTTTCTTGGCGATGTATCATTGCTGCTTGGCGATGGAG ACTATAGGGGAAAGGAGATGGAAAACACTTTGCAGCCTTATTGTGACAATAAGCTGGATCTTGGTTCTTCCCAGAACTATTGTGGGGAAATGGCTATGGTTGGCTTGGATGCAATGCAGCGTGCAAATTCTACACTTGAAGATTTT TTCAGATCTTATTTCATGTTTCACGGAATGGATGCAAACAAACCTCAATCTGTATTCAAATACTTTCCCATTCTGTCATTTACGGAAAGTTACATATATCAGGTTATGTCCTACTCTTTTCTTTAGTTGTCTTTGGTGGAAAATTAGATGTACAAAGGTTCAAGGATAA
- the LOC116406089 gene encoding LOW QUALITY PROTEIN: peroxidase 17-like (The sequence of the model RefSeq protein was modified relative to this genomic sequence to represent the inferred CDS: inserted 2 bases in 2 codons) — protein MNSIPNAQPMANTFFPLFLFFLLFHFPSLSPAKLQLNFYSNSCPQAEAIVRSVMHKAFIREPRSVASVMRFQFHDCFVNGCDASMLLDDTPTMLGEKLSLANINSLRSYEVVDEVKETLEKVCPGIVSCADIIIMASRDAVFLTGGPDWPVELGRLDSLTASQEDSDQIMPSPRANATSLIDLFSKYNLSVKDLVALSGSHSIGKGRCFSIMFRLYNQSGTGRPDPAIEPRFREELFKRCPHGVDENVTLNLDSTPYVFDNQYFKDLVGGXGLLNSDETLYTFGETRKYVRFFSKNQSAFFDAFVEGMSKMGDLQSGRPGXVRRNCRVVNGQSVII, from the exons ATGAATTCTATTCCCAACGCGCAACCAATGGCCAATACCTTCTTccctctcttcctcttcttcctcctcttccaCTTTCCATCCCTTTCTCCGGCCAAACTCCAGCTCAATTTCTACTCCAACTCATGCCCTCAGGCCGAAGCCATAGTCCGTTCTGTGATGCACAAAGCTTTCATCAGAGAACCTCGTAGTGTCGCCTCCGTTATGCGTTTCCAGTTTCACGATTGCTTTGTTAAT GGCTGTGATGCTTCTATGTTGCTAGATGATACGCCGACGATGCTTGGAGAGAAACTCTCTCTTGCTAACATTAATTCGCTTAGATCTTACGAAGTCGTTGATGAAGTGAAAGAGACTTTGGAGAAGGTTTGTCCTGGCATTGTTTCTTGTGCAGATATCATAATTATGGCATCCAGAGACGCTGTCTTTTTG ACAGGCGGCCCTGATTGGCCAGTAGAACTGGGACGGCTGGACAGTTTAACAGCAAGCCAAGAGGACTCGGACCAAATCATGCCAAGTCCAAGAGCCAATGCAACTTCTCTCATTGACCTTTTCAGCAAATACAACCTCTCCGTCAAAGATTTGGTAGCTCTTTCAGGTTCGCACTCAATTGGCAAAGGCCGATGTTTCTCCATCATGTTTCGACTCTACAACCAATCCGGCACAGGACGACCAGACCCAGCAATCGAGCCTAGGTTCAGAGAAGAGCTCTTCAAGCGATGCCCTCATGGCGTGGATGAAAATGTGACACTCAACCTTGATTCCACACCTTACGTTTTTGACAATCAGTACTTCAAGGACTTGGTTGGTG AGGGTTTGTTGAATTCTGATGAAACTCTTTACACATTCGGTGAAACTAGAAAGTACGTGAGGTTCTTTAGCAAAAatcaaagtgcattttttgATGCATTTGTGGAAGGTATGTCGAAGATGGGCGACTTGCAATCTGGCCGGCCGG AAGTGAGAAGGAACTGTCGGGTAGTGAATGGCCAATCTGTGATCATATAA